A window of Sphingobacterium sp. SRCM116780 contains these coding sequences:
- a CDS encoding PRTRC system ThiF family protein, protein MKTIKNKVHFLPNDLLSPTNPIRVNVIGAGGTGSKFMTSLIEINHSLIELGHAGLQVHLWDDDIITQANIGRQRFAESEKGLYKSVAIINRINRWSGFNWKAETQKFERDVQGEIPENAGASIYISCTDNVESRFEIANIVRKLKGQYNHHRYSANYWLDFGNSKYSGQVILSTIGKIEQPRSKKFATVAELPFVTDEYADLLQESEKTDDTPSCSLAESLDKQDLFINATLAQMGASLLWNLFRFGMTENRGFFLNLQNFRTQPIPVGS, encoded by the coding sequence ATGAAAACGATAAAAAACAAAGTTCATTTTCTCCCAAATGACTTATTAAGTCCAACGAATCCCATCCGTGTAAACGTTATCGGCGCAGGGGGAACAGGTTCTAAGTTCATGACATCGCTGATAGAGATTAATCATAGTTTAATTGAACTAGGCCATGCAGGTTTACAGGTACATTTGTGGGACGATGATATCATAACTCAGGCTAATATCGGTCGCCAACGTTTTGCGGAATCGGAAAAAGGTCTGTACAAGTCCGTGGCGATTATCAATCGTATCAATCGTTGGTCTGGTTTTAATTGGAAAGCGGAAACTCAAAAATTTGAACGTGATGTACAAGGTGAAATTCCCGAAAATGCAGGAGCATCAATTTATATATCCTGTACAGATAATGTAGAATCGAGATTTGAGATTGCTAACATCGTGCGAAAACTGAAAGGACAATATAACCATCATAGGTATAGCGCAAACTACTGGTTAGATTTCGGAAATAGTAAATATTCAGGGCAGGTAATCCTTTCAACAATAGGTAAGATTGAACAACCTCGATCAAAAAAGTTTGCAACTGTGGCTGAACTACCGTTTGTTACCGATGAATATGCTGACTTACTTCAAGAATCTGAAAAAACGGATGATACGCCTAGCTGTTCCCTTGCGGAATCTCTTGACAAGCAGGATCTTTTTATCAATGCTACTTTGGCACAGATGGGGGCTTCCCTTCTATGGAATCTTTTTAGGTTCGGCATGACTGAAAATCGAGGTTTCTTTCTTAACCTCCAAAATTTCAGGACTCAGCCAATTCCCGTGGGCAGTTGA
- a CDS encoding RES domain-containing protein gives MNFEQLLKDKIFELPLNQTTNENYKTFIIAKLKLFLEKVNDLDPGPIHIEKNHISSDFVKEVQRKVIESLILCFEDYYNGNPFNAYEKIDTVFRNDFKDLYAIINQKEYAVNESFFRIRLSDKNYLYKRSEMFHIPFELRNKVSTQRFSIPGFPSLYLGRTIYICWEELNRPSIDKIQAIKFKNIKEIKLLDLTPPSKDCTDIDELYRFFMTFPIIMCCSVKVKDPTDTFKPEYIVPQLVLQWIRNNDRLDGIQYKSTHITSKVFNENTELINIVLPVKTSEGVGICNRLTSYFESTDVASWNLYQFATGGQIFLYGDGDAQIVNRKIPNLEIIDGKKYPYFYSTLGKLEYYLEISQTAPIL, from the coding sequence ATGAACTTTGAGCAACTTTTAAAAGATAAAATTTTTGAGTTACCGTTGAACCAAACTACAAATGAGAATTATAAAACATTTATTATTGCTAAACTAAAACTATTTTTAGAAAAAGTTAACGATTTAGATCCAGGACCTATTCATATTGAAAAAAATCATATTTCATCGGATTTTGTAAAGGAAGTTCAAAGAAAAGTTATCGAAAGTCTTATACTTTGTTTTGAAGACTACTATAATGGGAATCCTTTCAATGCTTATGAAAAAATTGATACAGTCTTTCGTAATGATTTTAAAGACTTATACGCAATTATTAATCAAAAGGAATATGCAGTCAATGAAAGTTTTTTCAGAATCAGATTAAGTGATAAAAATTATCTGTACAAAAGGTCAGAAATGTTTCATATTCCTTTCGAATTAAGAAATAAAGTCTCAACCCAAAGATTTAGCATACCAGGTTTTCCCAGTTTATATTTGGGTAGAACGATTTATATCTGCTGGGAAGAATTAAATCGTCCGTCAATAGATAAAATTCAGGCTATAAAATTTAAAAATATAAAAGAAATCAAACTACTTGATCTAACTCCACCTTCAAAAGATTGTACAGATATTGATGAGTTATACAGATTTTTTATGACTTTTCCGATAATAATGTGTTGTAGTGTGAAGGTCAAGGACCCTACTGATACATTTAAACCAGAATATATAGTTCCACAATTAGTTTTGCAGTGGATAAGGAATAATGACAGGTTAGATGGAATACAATATAAATCAACTCATATCACATCAAAGGTATTTAATGAAAATACTGAATTAATAAATATTGTTTTGCCAGTCAAAACAAGTGAAGGTGTTGGAATATGTAACAGACTTACATCATATTTTGAAAGTACAGATGTAGCATCTTGGAATTTATATCAATTTGCAACTGGTGGTCAAATTTTTCTTTATGGAGACGGTGATGCTCAAATTGTAAATAGGAAAATTCCAAATTTAGAAATTATTGATGGTAAAAAATATCCTTATTTTTATTCGACCTTAGGAAAATTGGAGTATTATTTAGAAATCAGTCAGACAGCACCTATATTATAG
- a CDS encoding prokaryotic E2 ligase family D protein → MKDITNSFGTYFHPVSALVFYQSENYTRESYVEHYDIDKSGNPINAHPLTVREAKKLAESLHIDQKKNNLLHSDGLLDSNILSFDAKIGKIIWFTKAQFRQLHFGQGLGIASGMAHTPALLWIAHKESLNIHALSGNRRPTPNTQLYYAPFFNVYQNGNVCMGTVDIEVNETGSIKQLTTLWESYFFNSYFTHLMSEHNPVNGNCVLLWESLINSEKPFPNEALIKNNRKLKDILL, encoded by the coding sequence ATGAAAGATATAACCAACAGCTTCGGAACTTATTTTCATCCTGTATCTGCACTCGTATTTTATCAGAGTGAAAATTACACAAGAGAGTCGTATGTGGAACATTATGACATCGACAAGAGTGGAAATCCTATAAATGCACATCCCTTAACGGTGCGAGAAGCAAAAAAATTAGCAGAATCACTTCATATTGATCAAAAAAAGAATAATCTATTACATTCTGATGGACTATTGGATAGTAATATTTTGTCTTTTGATGCCAAAATTGGAAAAATCATATGGTTTACAAAGGCTCAGTTCCGACAGCTCCACTTTGGCCAGGGTCTCGGAATAGCTTCAGGCATGGCGCATACTCCTGCATTGTTATGGATAGCGCACAAAGAATCACTGAATATACATGCCTTATCAGGCAACAGAAGGCCTACACCTAATACCCAACTTTATTATGCTCCGTTTTTTAATGTCTATCAAAATGGAAATGTCTGTATGGGCACGGTGGATATAGAAGTGAACGAAACAGGTTCTATAAAGCAATTGACGACCCTATGGGAATCGTATTTTTTTAACAGCTATTTTACGCATTTGATGTCCGAGCACAATCCTGTAAACGGCAATTGCGTACTCTTATGGGAAAGTCTGATCAATTCAGAAAAGCCGTTCCCTAATGAAGCTCTTATAAAAAATAATAGAAAACTTAAAGATATATTGTTATGA